A genome region from Triticum aestivum cultivar Chinese Spring chromosome 2B, IWGSC CS RefSeq v2.1, whole genome shotgun sequence includes the following:
- the LOC123046676 gene encoding protein MARD1: MAFPCSVPPIYTRPPASHRCTKLTHLRPFLKLKREPATRSISPQPYSDTMAASVTCAFFFDAELLAEPGMPAMDACALCAKPLARDSDVFMYRGDTPFCSEECRHEQMHLDAVGARQAARRLQRFTAEAECHRGQRHSRKVSIAS, encoded by the coding sequence ATGGCTTTCCCGTGCTCCGTGCCCCCAATATATACCCGCCCTCCCGCATCGCACCGCTGCACCAAACTCACCCACCTTCGCCCATTTCTGAAGCTCAAGCGCGAGCCTGCCACAAGGAGCATCTCTCCCCAGCCATATAGCGATACCATGGCGGCATCGGTGACCTGCGCCTTCTTCTTCGACGCCGAGCTGCTCGCCGAGCCCGGCATGCCGGCGATGGACGCGTGCGCGCTCTGCGCCAAGCCGCTGGCGCGCGACAGCGACGTCTTCATGTACAGAGGGGACACGCCCTTCTGCAGCGAGGAGTGCCGGCACGAGCAGATGCACCTCGACGCCGTGGGCGCCAGGCAGGCCGCCCGGCGGCTGCAGAGGTTCACGGCGGAGGCGGAGTGCCACCGTGGGCAGAGGCACTCCAGGAAGGTGTCCATCGCGAGCTAG